In Sphingobacterium sp. SYP-B4668, the sequence TCCTGAAGCTGTCCGTATTGCGGGCTCCATTCACGGTTTTTTAGTTGTGATATTTGTCGTGATGTTGATCGTATGCACCATAGAGTATAAATGGTCCATTATGAAGGCCGTCAAATATTTTGTCATCTCATTAATTCCAATTGTTTCGTTTTGGGTGGAGATTGACCTTAAAAAGGAAATAGCTAAAAATAGAAAAGGAGTTGCTTAGTAAGCGACCCCTTTTTTATAGATTAATACCATCTTAGGATACAGAAACGACTACCTTACAGTCTAAGTGAGCAGTTACTCTGATTTTTTGATGCTTTCGATACCCATATAAGCATAGGTGATTTCTTTTTTGCCATGTGGAGTAGGTATACCCTCCTCATTTAAATTCACGAACACTAATTTTTCTATAGATAGGATTGTTTTTCTCGTTATTTTGTTGCGCACTTCGCATTTCATAGTCAAAGAAGTTTGTCCAAAAGCGGTTGCTTCAATTCCTAGTTCTATTATATCCCCTTGTTTGGCAGAACTTACAAAATTGATTTCAGAGATATACTTCGTTACAACAAAGGGGTTGCCCAATTGTACAATGGCATAAATAACCGCTTCCTCATCAATCCATCGCAAGAGCGTCCCCCCGAATAGCGTGCCGTTGGGATTGAGATCTTCAGGTTTAATCCACTTTCTAGTGTAAAAATTCATGGTAATTCAGTGTTTAAGATAAGCGTGCTGGTATAGAGATTATTGTACAGTTTCGGTCAGATAATCTTAGCATTCAAGACGCTTAAAAAAGAAGGGCAAAAATTGTTTTGCCCTTCTATATGTTTCTATGCGTGGATAGCTCGATTAGCTGTTGCAGCTAAGGCAGCTTCTTTCAATGCTTCTGTAAAAGTTGGGTGAGCATGGCAGATGCGACCGATATCCTCAGCGGAAGCTCTATACTCCATTGCGACAACGGCTTCAGCAATCATGTCTGCAGCCCGTGGTCCAATCATATGTATGCCTAATACTTCATCTGTTTCGACATCTGCCAATACTTTGACAAATCCGTCTGTATCCCCTGAAGCTTTGGCACGACCAGAAGCCTTGAAAGAAAATGATCCAGCTTTGTATTTCTTTCCAGCTTCTTTCAACTGTTCTTCTGTTTGACCTACCGAAGCAACCTCTGGCCACGTATATACGACACCCGGAATCAAGTTGTAGTCAATATGTGGTTTTTGGCCCGCGATGAATTCGGCTACAACTACACCCTCATCTTCTGCTTTATGTGCCAGCATCGCACCAGTGATTACGTCACCAATTGCATAGACTCCAGAAACAGCAGTTTCTAAGTGCTCGTTTACCGGAATCTTGTTGCCTCTTTCTTCTGTCTTGATTCCTATTTTATCTAAGCCTAATCCCTCGGTATAAGCTACACGTCCGACCGCCACTATACAATAATCGCCTTCTAGAGCAATGTTTTCACCTTTAGTGTCTTCTGCAGTAACGGTTACTTTCTTTCCTTTGACAGAGGCTCCAGTTACTTTATGTCCCAACAGGAACTCCATGCCAAGAGATTTTTTCAAGACACGTTGCAACTCTTTACCTAAGCCACCATCCATTGTGCTGATGATAGATTTCGCATACTCTACAACAGTTACTTTGGCGCCCAAACGAGCATATACTGAGCCTAACTCCAATCCGATTACGCCTCCGCCAATGACAATGAGGTTTTTAGGGATTTCGGTTAATGAAAGCGCTTCCGTTGAAGTAATGATACGTTTTTTGTCAACAGGTAGAAAAGGAAGTGCTGTAGGTTTAGAACCCGTTGCAATAATGACATTCTTTGTTGTCAATTGCTCTGTTGTTCCATCCTCTTTTGTAATCAATATGGTGTTCTTGTCTACAAAGGAGCCAATTCCCTGGAAGCTATCGATTTTATTCTTTTTGAACAAGTAGGTGATACCTGCAGTATTTTGAGCAATGACATCATTTTTGCGAGCCATCATTTTGTTGATATCAACTTTTAGATTGCTTAAGCTTATCCCATGGCTTTCGAAGCTATGGGCAGCATTGTGATAGTGCTCTGACGAATCGAGCAATGCTTTGGAAGGGATACAGCCCACATTTAGGCAAGTTCCTCCAAATGTACTATACTTTTCGATTACGGCTGTTTTTAAACCCAATTGCGCACAACGGATTGCAGCCACATATCCGCCTGGGCCACTACCGATTACTATGACGTCGTATTGCATAAAGTTTGATTTTTATTTTGTTGTCAAAGTTAGTGATTATTAAGACTAATAAGGTAGTAACTGCTGAAAAATATAGCCGTTTTGACATAAAAAAGACGCCCCATAGGGCGTCTTTTAAACGTTATAGCAAACTTTGATTATTCTGCAACAATCTTACCTTGCATAATGCCAAAGTGACCTGGGAAACTACAGATAAAAGAGTATACACCTTTTTCAAGTGTGAATGAAATTTTATCAGTTTCTCCTGGACCTAATAATTTAGTGTGTGCAATAATAGATGAAGCAGAAGATTTAGGAATGTATTCGTCTGCAGCTGCACCTGCAGCTTCTCCACCAAAAGTGGCAAGGTCTGTACCTGGAGTTAGGATGACAACATTATGCCCCATAGCCTCTTTTGGCATTTCTCCTGCATTCTTAAAATTCAATTCAACAGGTTCGCCAGCTTTTACACGGAACAAATCTTTGCTGAATTTCATCTGATCATTTCCCTCGAGGGAAATAGTATTTGAAATAGCTTCGTTTTCGATGCCTGGAACTGTTTCTACTGGTGCTGTCTCCTCTGTTGGTGCTGTGTTTTCAGAAGTAGTCGCTTTTTTGCTTTCTCCTCCACAAGAAGCAAAGGCAACAGCCAAAGCCAAGGCAGGAATAATAAATAATTTTTTCATTGTGAACTGTAAATTTAATCTTTGACCAAAATACACAATATTTATCTCATCTCTAAATCAGTTCCTTTTGAAGGTCACTTTTATTCCCTTTTTTTTCTCGATTACCTCAATCGCCTTATGATATAGGTCAATCGCATCGAAAGGTTTTCCGATTACGCCATCAGCGCCCACATCATAGGCTTCAGCTTGTTCAGACTCCAAAACAGAAGCAGATATAGTAATAATAGGGGTATTGGCCTTCTCGTAGTCTGTATGATTCTTGATTTCTTTGATTGCTTCGAATCCGCTCATGATAGGCATATGCGTAT encodes:
- a CDS encoding plastocyanin/azurin family copper-binding protein — translated: MKKLFIIPALALAVAFASCGGESKKATTSENTAPTEETAPVETVPGIENEAISNTISLEGNDQMKFSKDLFRVKAGEPVELNFKNAGEMPKEAMGHNVVILTPGTDLATFGGEAAGAAADEYIPKSSASSIIAHTKLLGPGETDKISFTLEKGVYSFICSFPGHFGIMQGKIVAE
- the lpdA gene encoding dihydrolipoyl dehydrogenase, with the protein product MQYDVIVIGSGPGGYVAAIRCAQLGLKTAVIEKYSTFGGTCLNVGCIPSKALLDSSEHYHNAAHSFESHGISLSNLKVDINKMMARKNDVIAQNTAGITYLFKKNKIDSFQGIGSFVDKNTILITKEDGTTEQLTTKNVIIATGSKPTALPFLPVDKKRIITSTEALSLTEIPKNLIVIGGGVIGLELGSVYARLGAKVTVVEYAKSIISTMDGGLGKELQRVLKKSLGMEFLLGHKVTGASVKGKKVTVTAEDTKGENIALEGDYCIVAVGRVAYTEGLGLDKIGIKTEERGNKIPVNEHLETAVSGVYAIGDVITGAMLAHKAEDEGVVVAEFIAGQKPHIDYNLIPGVVYTWPEVASVGQTEEQLKEAGKKYKAGSFSFKASGRAKASGDTDGFVKVLADVETDEVLGIHMIGPRAADMIAEAVVAMEYRASAEDIGRICHAHPTFTEALKEAALAATANRAIHA
- a CDS encoding DUF3817 domain-containing protein — its product is MLRLFQQIALWEAISTVLLFFLAMPLKYFGDIPEAVRIAGSIHGFLVVIFVVMLIVCTIEYKWSIMKAVKYFVISLIPIVSFWVEIDLKKEIAKNRKGVA
- a CDS encoding acyl-CoA thioesterase; translation: MNFYTRKWIKPEDLNPNGTLFGGTLLRWIDEEAVIYAIVQLGNPFVVTKYISEINFVSSAKQGDIIELGIEATAFGQTSLTMKCEVRNKITRKTILSIEKLVFVNLNEEGIPTPHGKKEITYAYMGIESIKKSE